The following is a genomic window from Candidatus Hydrogenedentota bacterium.
AGCATGGCTATTTTGAACGCTCTAACACGGATCATCTCAGTAATTTCTTGGACTGTATCCGCAGCAGAAAGAGACCCAACGCTGATATCGAACTGGGGCATCGCTCCACCTTGCTTGCTCATTACGGAAACATTGCCTATCGTACCGGGCGAAAACTTAGTATTGACGCCGATACTGAAGGCTTTATTGACGACAGCGAAGCCAATAGTTATGTAAAGCGCCCGTATCGTGAACCTTGGGTTGTGCCGGAGATTGTATGACCACTTGCCGGACGAATACTTCAATGCGTGCCACAAGCGGGAAAGCCCAGCTCACCGACAATTACCGTCTCTACGGTCTTTTAAAAGAATTAATATTTTGGCAGAAGATTGCAGGCCATAGTAATTCTCAAAGGCACCCTTATCTACATGCAGCTTCAGTTATAAACAAATTGAAAGAGCCCCTTCAGCTGCTTTATAACAATGGAAGACTTCATGAAACGCTCAACAGTACCGCCGCGGTTGAAAATGCGGTAGCAGCGTGGATAGTTTCCGGCCGCTTCGCACCTCTTGAAACGATGCGCGCAGCTTTTCCGAAAAGTCTGCTTGATCTCTATGCCTTGCCGGGTATGAAGATTAAAACAATCAAGCATCTTTATCAGCATTTAGGAATCGATTCTTGCGCTGCCTTGAGACACGCCTGTGAGCGGCACGAAATCGCAGAGCACAGGGACTATGGGCAAGCGCAACAGGCACACTTTCTGAAAGCACTTAATTTTTGGGAAGCGCAACAAGGCCGTTATCTCATTCATAATGCTTGGATACAATCGGATAAACTGTACCGCCATTTGGCTACCTATACGGAGATTACCCACCTAGCCGTGACAGGCGAATTGCGCCGTTCTATGGAGACTATTTCCGAAATCGCCTTGTTGGCTGCGGCGCGCAATAGAAAAGCCCTTTTGAATCATTATCACAGCTATCACCCGTCGCTCCGCATTCTTGCTGTTGAGGAAAACAGTAGTCTTGTTCTCACCGAATCGGATATTCCTGCCCGTTTGGAAGTGATTGGGGACGAAGCGTGGCCTTTTGCCTTATTGCAGCGTTCAAGCAGCGATAAGCATTTTGAAATGCTTCAAGGGCGTGCTTCTGAGCGCGGTCTTGTGTTGACGCGTCAAGAATTGCGCCGTTCCGACGGGAGTCGGATTCCTTGTACCAATGAAGAGGAAATCTATGAGGCGCTGGGAATGCCTTTTATCCCCCCTGAGTTACGAGAGGGCGATTGGGAATTTTCTTTGAAGGCAACACCGGATTTAATAACGAAAAAAGATCTCAAGGGAATCATCCACTGTCACAGTACTTGGAGTGATGGGAAGGATAGTCTTGAGGAATTGGCACTTGAAGCCGAGACGCAAGGCTACAGCTATATAGTCATTACAGATCACAGCCAAAATTACGTTCTCTCACAAGGGATGCCCATAGAGAAAGCGTATGCACAGCAGCGGGAAATCGATGCCTTGAACAGCCGTCTCACCAAAATTCGGATTATTAAAGGCATAGAAGCGGATATACTCGAAGACGGTTCTTTAGATTATGGCACTGAGGTATTATCGCGCTTCGAATTTGTGATCGCTTCCATACATCAAGCTCCTGAAATGACGGTGGATGAGGCAACAAAGAGGCTTATCAAAGCAATTGAACACCCCCATACGGATGTCATCGGCCATATGACCGGGCGTCTCTTATTGTCGCGGCCGGGCTACGCCGTCCATGTGGATAAAGTTGTAGATGCCGCTGTTGCGAATGGGGTAGCATTAGAAATCAACGGCAACCCTAATCGTCTTGATATGGACTGGCGTCACTTATATAAGGCGGCTGATAAAGGGGCTATCTTTAGTATTGGCCCCGATGCACACCGTAGTGAAGGATTGATCAACGTATACTTCGGACTCGGAATTGCCCGTAAAGGCGGGCTGACATCAGAGTGTATCGTAAACTGCAAATCAGCTGAGGAGATTATGCGTTGGCGAAAAAGAAAGTAATCACGAAGAAGGAAAAAGAACGGGCTTTGGCGTTGTATGATATTTTGGAGAAGACCTATCCCGATGCCAAATGCACCTTAGATTTTCGTTCTCCTTTTGAATTGTTGGTCATGACCATTCTCGCGGCACAATGCACTGATGCGCGCGTAAATATTGTATGTGAAGATCTTTTTAAACGATATAAAACGCTGCATGATTTTGCTGATGCGAAACCGGGAACCTTGGAAAAAGATATTCATTCCTGCGGTTTTTATAACCAAAAAGCGCGTTCCATACGGGGCAGTGCGCGCAAGATATTAGAAGAGCACGGGGGAGAGGTGCCCAAGAGCATGGAAGCCTTATTGGAATTGCCGGGCGTCGGTCGGAAAATCGCCAATGCTGTGCTCGGTGAATGTTTCCATATGCCTGCTGTTGTTGTGGATACCCATTGCCGACGTGTTTCCAATCGTCTAGGCTTTACAAAGCAACAAGATCCTGAAAAGATCGAAATAGATTTGAGAGCCCTTTGGCGGGAAGAACAATGGACTATGTATTCACAATATATGGTTCATCACGGTCGTGCCTTATGTCATGCGCGCAGTCCGAAATGTGGCGAATGTCCTTGTTGGGATTTGTGTCCATGGCCGGAAAAGAAAAAATATAGCCGTCATGATCCCAGCAAAACTTGATACGAAAGAGGGCGCGCTTCAGAAGAAGACCCATTCCGGTCTGCTGTTGTTGGGGATTACTTGTTATGTTGCGGTCGTCTTGACCGTGGACGCCTTGGCGTCTCTTCGTGTTTCGTGGTTCATCGATTGGACTGTATTTCGGTGGCATCCCGTAGATTGTTGGCGTGTTCTAAACGTGCAGGTGCCGAATTGGCTGTCTTTCTCGCCTTGGAATTCTTTTGACCTCTTCAAATTCCTCTTTTGGTTTCTTATCCCTTTTTGTTTTTGTCTGCCAAAGATGGAATGGTCTTGGTTTTCCTTCCGGGGGTGGAAGAGGGTCGATTGGATGCTGCTTGCCGTCTTTTTGGGTCTTGGTTCTCTATCCGTACTAAGCGTTGCGTTCATTCCATCACTGCGGCAAACTTACCTCATCCAAGCAGCTTTATCTTGGGAGTCGCGCTCAACAATTGCGATGCGTTCCTTGGTATGGATGGTATCGTGGATTTTGGGCTGGGAGTTTTTGCATCGCTATGAGCTGCTGCGCATCGCTGTCCGAAAGTATGCAACATGGGGATGGGTGTTGATCCCCCTTTCGGAAGTACTCTACCATCTCCAAAAGCCGCTGATCGAGGCACTGGGTATGGGCGTTTTTTCCGTGGTCTTGACGCTGTGGAGTATGAAACGGAAGAATATGCTGCTTCCTTTTTTGATCCATCTCTACATTGAATTGTTTTTAATCGGCGCCTGTCTCTTTGTTCTGTAAGGGTAGATCAGTTCAGCGTCCACAGTGCCCTTTCTTGTATCACCATCCATGGCGATGCTTTCATGGTCTGTATGAAAGGGCAAGGTCATAGTTGGATTGACGTCTTAAGTCTATCGGCGTCGCCGCACTTTTTCGGAGCCTGAATTTTCGTGTTTCTCCTGCATCTGCTGTTGCTGCGTTCGTGTGGCGCCCAGGATACCGCCGCCAACTCGAAAGATGGAAAGGAGCATCTGGCGCGGTGTATCCAGCAGTTTCATGGCTTCACCTGTCATTTCTGCCGCGCCGCTTACGAGGGTGACACCGATATGCGGCAAATCCGCCAATTCTCCGACCGGGTTAAAGGTGGGACCGGTGATGCGGAAGCCCAATTCGATATCACGTTGGGTCATTCGATAGCCTTGCACATTAAAGCTTTCTCGTAATATGGGAAGCTGTTCTGCTAAGTCGGGAGTCACAGCAATATCCACCCTATAATCCATTTCTCCGTCGAGAATCCATAAACCGTTACCATTAATTTTCATTCCCGGCATTTGAATGAGAAGATCTTTCGTATGGATATGATCGCCTTCAATGGTAACAGAGGAAGATGCTCGGTCGAATTGGAGGGCAGCGGGATGTAAGGTTGCGAAAGCGTCGCTAAAGGCATGTTTGAAAGTTTCACGGAGCGGGTCGGCAAGAAAATGGCCTTGGGTGATTACAAAATCGCCCTCGGCGTGGAGCGTTTCTTTGGGCTTGTCCTGATTCATGGTGTAGGTCACTTGTCCGGATAATTCTCCTTCCAAGATCTCAGGTAATTCCAGATGACGTATAGGATAGCGTGCGGGGATGTTTTTCGCCTGTGCCGTGAGCGTAGCGATCTTACTTTCTTTTTCCATGATATATGTGCCTTCGGCATGACCGGAACCTATATCAGCGGTACATGAACGAAAGGCTGTTTTTTCTTGGTCGATCAATACTTCAGCGTCGAAGTTA
Proteins encoded in this region:
- the nth gene encoding endonuclease III; the protein is MTKKEKERALALYDILEKTYPDAKCTLDFRSPFELLVMTILAAQCTDARVNIVCEDLFKRYKTLHDFADAKPGTLEKDIHSCGFYNQKARSIRGSARKILEEHGGEVPKSMEALLELPGVGRKIANAVLGECFHMPAVVVDTHCRRVSNRLGFTKQQDPEKIEIDLRALWREEQWTMYSQYMVHHGRALCHARSPKCGECPCWDLCPWPEKKKYSRHDPSKT
- a CDS encoding PHP domain-containing protein, producing the protein MTTCRTNTSMRATSGKAQLTDNYRLYGLLKELIFWQKIAGHSNSQRHPYLHAASVINKLKEPLQLLYNNGRLHETLNSTAAVENAVAAWIVSGRFAPLETMRAAFPKSLLDLYALPGMKIKTIKHLYQHLGIDSCAALRHACERHEIAEHRDYGQAQQAHFLKALNFWEAQQGRYLIHNAWIQSDKLYRHLATYTEITHLAVTGELRRSMETISEIALLAAARNRKALLNHYHSYHPSLRILAVEENSSLVLTESDIPARLEVIGDEAWPFALLQRSSSDKHFEMLQGRASERGLVLTRQELRRSDGSRIPCTNEEEIYEALGMPFIPPELREGDWEFSLKATPDLITKKDLKGIIHCHSTWSDGKDSLEELALEAETQGYSYIVITDHSQNYVLSQGMPIEKAYAQQREIDALNSRLTKIRIIKGIEADILEDGSLDYGTEVLSRFEFVIASIHQAPEMTVDEATKRLIKAIEHPHTDVIGHMTGRLLLSRPGYAVHVDKVVDAAVANGVALEINGNPNRLDMDWRHLYKAADKGAIFSIGPDAHRSEGLINVYFGLGIARKGGLTSECIVNCKSAEEIMRWRKRK